A stretch of DNA from Ewingella sp. CoE-038-23:
ATATGCATCCCGGTAACATTTTCGTCAGCTACGACACGCCGGAAGACCCTTGCTACATAGGCATTGATTGCGGCATAGTTGGTTCTTTGAACAAAGATGACAAACGTTATCTGGCTGAGAACTTTATCGCGTTCTTTAACCGCGACTACCGTAAAGTGGCAGAGTTACATGTCGATTCTGGCTGGGTTCCTCGTGATACCAATGTCGAAGAGTTCGAGTTCGCTATTCGTACCGTTTGTGAACCTATCTTCGAGAAGCCGCTGGCGGAAATCTCTTTCGGTAATGTCTTGTTAAACCTGTTTAACACGGCACGCCGCTTTAATATGGAAGTACAGCCGCAGCTGGTTCTTCTGCAAAAAACACTGCTGTATGTTGAAGGCTTAGGGCGTCAGCTTTATCCTCAGCTCGATCTTTGGACCACGGCAAAACCCTTCCTTGAAAGTTGGGTTAAAGACCAGGTGGGTTTACCCGCCATGCTGCGAGCGTTCAAAGAGAAAGCGCCATTCTGGATAGAGAAAATGCCGGAACTTCCAGACCTGGTGTACCAAAGCCTTCAGCAGCACAAGCTTTTGCAGTTCAACCTCGAAAAACTCTCTACGCAGATGCAACAACAGGGAGTGAGGCAGGGGCAATCAAGATATCTTTTGGGTATTGGTGCCACCCTGCTGCTTAGCGGTACTGCGCTGTTGCTAGGTAAAGTAGAGGTTTATCCTGCCTGGCTTATCGCCGCAGGAGTCGTTTCATGGATTATCGGCTGGAGACGCAGCCGCTAACTGAGTTTCGCGCGCGGTAACTCTTCGATTGTGAAATTAAGCGCCGCCTCTGGCGGTAATGGATGTAGTTCCCTTCATATTGAGGTGAAGAAAATGGGCGGTATTAGCATTACACAACTTCTGATCATCGCGGTGATCGTGGTACTTCTGTTCGGTACCAAAAAACTGCGTGGCTTGGGCTCGGACCTGGGGTCTTCAATCAAAGGCTTTAAGAAAGCCATGAATGACGATGACACCACCACCAAAGCGCAAAAAGAGAGCGATATAAAGAGTGCTGATGCTGACTTCACGGCAAAACCTATCGAGGTAAAACCGGAAGTTAAAGCAGAAGAGACCAAGAGCCAAAACAAAGAGCAGGTATAAGCCGTGTTCGACATTGGATTTAGTGAACTGTTACTGGTATTGGTGATTGGCCTGGTAGTACTGGGGCCGGAACGTTTACCAGTGGCCGTCAGAACAGTCGCTGGCTGGATCCGCGCACTGCGCGCCATGGCCGCCTCTGTACAGAATGAGTTATCGCAAGAACTGAAACTTCAGGAATTGCAGGATAGCCTTAAGAAAGCTGAAGAAGCCGGTCTTAAGAATCTGACGCCAGAAATCAAAGCCTCAATGGATGAGCTGAAAGAAGCCGCTGAGTCAATGAAACGCTCTTTCGCCACGGAAAAGAGCGAGCTGGAGCAATCTATCGAGGCTGCTAAGTCCGCAGGCAATACCATTCACAATCCGGCTGTTCAGGAAGCAGAAGCGCTGCATGACGAAGGTATCTCACCTGCGACGGCGGAACACATGGCTTCTGCTCCGGCACAGGCTCCAAGCAATGCCGTTGAAGCTGCCGTAGCCTCGCATAAACCTGTGCAACAGGCTGAGGCGGCGCATGCCGCGCAAGCTGCTGAACATCAGGCGGCTCACGCGCCAGAAGCTTCACCAGAAG
This window harbors:
- the tatE gene encoding twin-arginine translocase subunit TatE, producing MGGISITQLLIIAVIVVLLFGTKKLRGLGSDLGSSIKGFKKAMNDDDTTTKAQKESDIKSADADFTAKPIEVKPEVKAEETKSQNKEQV
- the tatB gene encoding Sec-independent protein translocase protein TatB gives rise to the protein MFDIGFSELLLVLVIGLVVLGPERLPVAVRTVAGWIRALRAMAASVQNELSQELKLQELQDSLKKAEEAGLKNLTPEIKASMDELKEAAESMKRSFATEKSELEQSIEAAKSAGNTIHNPAVQEAEALHDEGISPATAEHMASAPAQAPSNAVEAAVASHKPVQQAEAAHAAQAAEHQAAHAPEASPEAPADKPKTVETPVATEEVAATVKPAPSTQSTGER